Genomic window (Candidatus Zixiibacteriota bacterium):
GTCTTCGGCGTCTCGCCAGCCGTGCTCTCGTCGATGAGCTCCCGCTCTTCCGACATCTCCTCGGTCTCGACCGCTTCGATCTCCTCCAGCAGAGGATTGGTCGCCAACTCCTGCCGGAGGGTCTGCTCCAGCTTGAGCACCGGCATCTGCAGCATCTTCAGCGATTGAATAAGCTGCGGTGCCAGAACCTGACGGAGACCCAATCGGAGCTCAAGCTTCAAGGCATCATCCTCTGCCGGGCCGGACTCTTGACCCTATACCGCTGGCAGCCAGCAAGTTGGCCGCAAGCATCGGAAACCGCCACAACGGGTTTCCACAAAAATATACCCTCTGTGCCGTCGCGGGCAAGACAAAAGAGCGTCGCTCCAACTCCATCCCAATCAATGCGTTATATCCCCCGTGGCTGGTCCGGCGCAAACGCCTCACAGCGGCGTCCACCCAAAGGTAGTATCGGAAGAAACGCGACTGTGTTTGACCGCGCTGCGAACCTGTTGTAGGGGCCGTTCGCGAACAGCCCGCTGTCGATTCCCAAGCCGACGCCGCCGTCCCAAGAACCCCCTGTCAGGTTTTGTTGGCTCCCTGTGGCGCCGGGTTTGTCCTGATCGGCCGTGCCCAAGGTCACGGGCACACAACAGCGGGTGTAGGGGCCGTTCGCGAACGGCCCGACCTGTGACGAGACAGACGGACGCATCGCGATGCGCCCCTACGTCGGTGCAGAATGGCCACGTTTGGTATAGGGGTGAGGCGGCGCCTCGCCCTTCGCTTGCATGTGGAAAGGGCGACCCGGCGGGTCGCCCCTACAGGATGGCGGATGGCGGGATTAGACGGTAGGGGCGTATGGCCATACGCCCCTACGTTCGTCACAGAAATCGAATGCCATGTGGATTACGGTGCCTATGCGCCCTTGGCCTTGAGGGCGCCCTCGACCAGCTTCGCGAGGTTGTCACCGCGGCAATCATCACCGGAGGCCACGAGACTGCCGTCGCGTCCAACGAGGAAGGGACTCGGTATTCCCTGCACCATGAAGGCGCTCACCAACGGCCCCTCCCAGTTCTGCTGGTCGTAGATGTGCCGCCAGTTCATGCCCTTCTCAGCGATCCACTTGCGATAGTCATCGGTCGTGGTCTTGTCGGCGTAGTCGAGCGAGATCGACAGAACGTCAAATCCGTCCGGATGGTACTTCTCATAGGCCGCGAGAATGTGCGGCAACTCGCCCCGGCACGGACCGCACCAAGTCGCCCAGAAATCCACGAGAACGACTCTGCCCTTGTAGTCGGCCAGCGACACCGGCTTGTTATCCAGATCGACGCCATCCACCGGGATCGGCCACATCGCCGCGACCATCTCGCCCTGGAAAAAGGAGCCGGCAATTGATTTGGCCTTCTCATCAGAACCGAAGGCCTCGGCAAAGTGGCGGACGCGTGGCAACAGCGCAGTCTTGTTGTCGCCCGCTTCGGCGAGGTCCATCATCAAGAGCCATGCCTGCGCGGCGCCGTAGTATGTCGTGGCGCTGTCGACCTGACGGAAGTCCGGTCGCGCCGCCCCGACCGCCGCCGCCCAGAGTGAATCCTCCGCTCCTTCGGGCCTGGTCCGGCAGAACCCCGCCACGGCCGCCCAGTAGTGTGCCTCGCTCCGGCCCTCCGGGGATGGATTGGCCGCCAGGTAATCCTGCGCCTCCCGGTGGACGCCGTCGGCGACCGAACCCCACGGACCCCAGATCGATTTGACTTTCGCCAAAGCGCGGACACGTTCCAGACCGTAGTCGAAGGTGGGATCGTCCCGCTTCAATTCACGCAAAGCCGCCAGACGTTGGCCTTCGAACTCGATGCGCACGGCGGTCGCCTGCCAGCCATACCAGATGCCCCGGTTCTTTCGCATCGCATCCAGGCGGGACTTGCTCCAATCATCCAGACTGTCCAAGCTTAAGAAAGTCACCGGCGCTTTGTCATAACGAGGCAAACCCTGGGCAAAAGGCGCCTCCTGGCGATCACGCGACGCCCGGGTCCGCTGCACCAGCGGGGCAAAGCGCGGGTCGCCCCGCAATGAATCGAGGTCGGTATCATAGAGAAGCTGGTCGGGATCATCCCAGCCCGCATCGACGACTCTTGTCAGCCACGCCCAGGCGGAATCATCCTCTTGCGCCCGCGCCAGTGCACAGGCCACGTTGTAGGCACCCCACTTCCCCGCCGGGATTAGTTCCATTTGTCGACGGAAGTAGGGGACCGCCTCCAGGTTTTTCCCGTCAACGCACCGCGCATGCCCCGAGTCACCCACCGCCGTGTACAAACCTACAAGTTGGGGGTCATAGAACGTCACCGCGGGGATACTCACCGCCGACACGGCCGGCGTCTCGACCTTCTGCGCGCAACCGGCGGCA
Coding sequences:
- a CDS encoding TlpA disulfide reductase family protein is translated as MIIRRVTGSALLLVVLGAAGCAQKVETPAVSAVSIPAVTFYDPQLVGLYTAVGDSGHARCVDGKNLEAVPYFRRQMELIPAGKWGAYNVACALARAQEDDSAWAWLTRVVDAGWDDPDQLLYDTDLDSLRGDPRFAPLVQRTRASRDRQEAPFAQGLPRYDKAPVTFLSLDSLDDWSKSRLDAMRKNRGIWYGWQATAVRIEFEGQRLAALRELKRDDPTFDYGLERVRALAKVKSIWGPWGSVADGVHREAQDYLAANPSPEGRSEAHYWAAVAGFCRTRPEGAEDSLWAAAVGAARPDFRQVDSATTYYGAAQAWLLMMDLAEAGDNKTALLPRVRHFAEAFGSDEKAKSIAGSFFQGEMVAAMWPIPVDGVDLDNKPVSLADYKGRVVLVDFWATWCGPCRGELPHILAAYEKYHPDGFDVLSISLDYADKTTTDDYRKWIAEKGMNWRHIYDQQNWEGPLVSAFMVQGIPSPFLVGRDGSLVASGDDCRGDNLAKLVEGALKAKGA